In a single window of the Polynucleobacter sp. MWH-UH24A genome:
- the recN gene encoding DNA repair protein RecN — protein sequence MLQSLALRDFVIVDHLELDFGSGFSVLTGETGAGKSILLDALALALGERADTSQIREGCQRAEISAIFQVEEHLQEEIAAWLHEADFPLEDDHRIVIKRSMDHSGRSKAYINGGAASLNQLRELGDRLVDIHGQHAHQLLLKTGAQRELLDRHANLHDQAAKVAQAYQLMNATSKQLQQAEAAGADLQREQERLQWQLDELNEIAPQAHEWGEIQTSHARLANAAKIIQGIELAIDHLSDAENSIESQLNRVQHTIDDLVKHDANLSEINESLSNAQIQIDEAIHGLNRYRQKMDLDPDRLAELEARMQVLHTAARKYKVNPDQLPDLWISSQEKLAAFTAAQDIESLRQKLKIQESDFLKLAKDLSTRRQQAAMELGQAVSDAMQRLAMSGGQLQVLVSPTEASRYGIDQIEFLIAAHSGSTPKPLAKVASGGELARISLAISVITSKASFTPTLIFDEVDSGIGGAVAQTVGELLKQLGGSHQILCVTHLAQVAAQGDHHFKVSKQPLDGKTHSDVKSLGRQERIEEIARMLGGTTITDTTRRHARELLGQT from the coding sequence ATGCTTCAATCATTAGCATTGCGCGATTTTGTGATTGTGGATCACCTCGAGCTTGATTTTGGTTCGGGCTTTAGTGTTTTAACTGGTGAGACCGGTGCCGGTAAATCAATTTTGCTTGATGCTCTAGCCTTAGCCTTGGGGGAGCGTGCCGATACTAGTCAAATTCGCGAAGGCTGCCAACGCGCAGAGATTTCAGCAATTTTTCAGGTTGAGGAGCATTTACAAGAGGAAATTGCTGCATGGTTACATGAAGCGGATTTTCCACTCGAGGATGACCATCGCATTGTGATCAAACGCAGTATGGATCATTCTGGTCGTAGTAAGGCCTACATTAATGGTGGTGCTGCGTCTTTAAATCAATTACGCGAGCTGGGTGATCGTCTCGTCGACATTCACGGGCAACACGCACACCAACTGCTTCTCAAGACTGGCGCGCAACGAGAATTGCTCGATCGACATGCCAATCTGCATGACCAAGCTGCAAAAGTGGCGCAAGCGTATCAGCTGATGAATGCTACTTCAAAGCAATTACAGCAAGCAGAAGCTGCAGGGGCTGATTTACAACGCGAACAAGAACGTCTTCAGTGGCAGCTCGATGAACTCAATGAAATTGCACCGCAAGCACACGAGTGGGGGGAAATCCAAACGTCGCATGCTCGACTCGCAAATGCCGCCAAAATTATTCAAGGGATTGAGCTTGCGATTGATCACTTGAGTGATGCTGAGAATTCGATTGAGTCACAACTCAATCGGGTACAGCATACGATTGATGATTTAGTCAAACATGACGCAAATTTAAGTGAGATCAATGAAAGCCTTAGTAACGCTCAAATCCAGATTGACGAGGCAATTCATGGATTAAATCGATATCGACAAAAAATGGATTTGGATCCAGATCGCCTTGCAGAGCTCGAAGCCCGAATGCAGGTTCTTCATACCGCGGCCAGAAAATACAAAGTCAACCCCGATCAGTTACCAGATCTCTGGATCAGCTCTCAAGAAAAATTAGCAGCATTCACGGCAGCACAAGATATCGAATCCCTTCGTCAGAAACTCAAGATTCAAGAGTCCGATTTTCTAAAACTTGCCAAGGATTTATCAACGCGTCGTCAGCAGGCAGCGATGGAGCTCGGTCAAGCTGTCAGCGACGCAATGCAGCGCCTAGCAATGTCGGGCGGTCAGCTGCAAGTGCTAGTTAGCCCAACTGAAGCGAGCCGCTATGGAATCGATCAAATTGAGTTTCTGATTGCTGCCCACAGTGGCAGTACTCCAAAGCCTTTGGCTAAAGTTGCCTCTGGTGGGGAATTAGCCCGTATTAGCTTAGCTATTAGCGTGATTACCAGTAAAGCGAGTTTCACCCCAACCCTCATCTTTGATGAAGTGGATTCCGGTATTGGAGGCGCGGTGGCTCAAACCGTTGGCGAGCTTTTGAAGCAACTGGGAGGGTCCCATCAAATCCTTTGCGTTACCCATCTAGCCCAAGTTGCGGCTCAAGGCGATCATCATTTCAAGGTTAGCAAACAACCGTTGGATGGTAAAACGCATTCGGATGTGAAAAGTTTAGGTCGCCAAGAGCGAATTGAAGAAATCGCTCGGATGCTTGGTGGCACAACGATTACTGATACCACGCGTCGACACGCGAGAGAATTACTAGGACAAACCTAA
- a CDS encoding NAD kinase yields the protein MLSPSSKPLQKKFRRVTLVGKHQAEGIGHHLQELAQILTNHGCELSIEASTASHLSSHNLQVLKLQDFQKSTDLAVILGGDGTMLGIGRQIAGSGVPLLGINMGRLGYMTDIPFEDAKTVLPPMIDGHYEIDDRSLLEASVWRNNQEIHRGLALNDVVVNRSGLSGMVELKVHVNGSFMYNQRSDGLIVSTPTGSTAYALSAGGPILHPRVPGIVLVPIAPHALSNRPIVLAQESQITIEVAGGREVIVNFDMQSLTKLQIGDRVEVKRSDKSICLLHPLGHSDYQTLREKLHWNEYPSTF from the coding sequence ATGTTAAGCCCATCAAGCAAACCCTTGCAGAAGAAATTTAGGCGTGTAACCCTTGTGGGTAAGCACCAAGCGGAGGGCATTGGGCATCATCTTCAAGAATTAGCCCAAATCCTCACAAATCATGGATGTGAGCTCAGTATTGAAGCTTCGACTGCCAGCCATTTATCCAGTCACAATTTGCAGGTACTTAAACTGCAGGATTTCCAGAAATCCACGGATTTAGCCGTTATTTTGGGGGGTGATGGCACCATGCTCGGTATCGGTCGACAAATTGCCGGATCGGGGGTGCCGCTCCTGGGTATCAATATGGGGCGTTTGGGTTACATGACTGATATCCCCTTTGAAGACGCCAAAACGGTTCTGCCACCCATGATTGATGGTCACTATGAGATCGATGATCGTTCACTGCTTGAGGCAAGCGTGTGGCGTAACAATCAGGAGATTCATCGGGGCTTGGCCTTAAACGATGTGGTCGTTAATCGCTCAGGACTATCGGGAATGGTGGAATTGAAAGTTCATGTCAACGGCTCATTCATGTACAACCAGCGCTCTGATGGCCTAATCGTATCTACCCCAACTGGCTCAACCGCATACGCTCTTTCGGCAGGCGGTCCTATCTTGCACCCAAGAGTTCCGGGGATTGTGCTTGTACCAATCGCCCCCCACGCCCTCTCCAATCGACCCATCGTCTTGGCACAAGAGTCCCAGATTACGATCGAAGTTGCCGGCGGGCGAGAGGTCATTGTGAACTTTGATATGCAATCATTAACAAAGTTACAAATCGGCGATCGGGTTGAGGTGAAGCGTTCCGATAAATCCATCTGCCTCTTACACCCACTGGGGCACAGTGACTACCAGACCCTCAGAGAAAAGTTGCACTGGAACGAGTATCCTTCCACGTTTTAA
- the hrcA gene encoding heat-inducible transcriptional repressor HrcA, producing the protein MMDDRSKVLLKTLIERYIEEGQPVGSRTLSRFSGLDLSAATIRNVMADLEDLGLVTSPHTSAGRIPTPRGYRLFVDTMLTIRPLEELASKQVEQSLYPDSPQKVISSAAQLLSNLTHFAGVVMTPKRSQIFKHIEFLRLGEGKILLILVTPEGDVQNRILPTNQDYSPAQLTEASNFINTHFSGKSFPEVRNRLRAELDHLRGDIAGLMALALDNGVSDTGLNHPDMVISGERHLLDVGELSSNLSKLRKMFDMLEQKSLLMQLLDVSSHADGIQIFIGGESELLPYEDLAVISAPYSVDGQVVGTLGVIGPTRMAYDRVIPIVDITSKLLSGALSTP; encoded by the coding sequence ATCATGGATGATCGCTCAAAAGTTCTGCTAAAAACCTTAATCGAAAGATATATCGAGGAAGGCCAGCCAGTGGGATCGCGGACCCTTTCACGCTTTTCAGGGTTGGATCTTTCGGCAGCGACGATTCGGAATGTCATGGCCGATCTTGAGGACCTCGGATTAGTGACTAGCCCTCATACCTCAGCTGGACGAATTCCAACCCCACGGGGTTACCGCCTCTTTGTCGATACGATGTTGACGATTCGGCCTCTCGAAGAGCTAGCTTCCAAGCAAGTTGAGCAATCGCTCTATCCAGACTCCCCTCAAAAGGTGATTAGTTCTGCGGCACAGCTCTTATCCAATTTGACGCATTTTGCGGGTGTGGTCATGACCCCCAAGCGCTCGCAGATCTTCAAGCATATTGAGTTTTTGCGCCTTGGAGAGGGCAAAATTTTGTTAATTTTGGTAACCCCCGAGGGGGATGTGCAAAATCGTATCTTGCCGACCAATCAAGATTACAGCCCAGCACAACTTACTGAGGCGAGTAATTTCATTAATACTCATTTTTCAGGAAAGAGTTTTCCCGAGGTTCGCAATCGCTTGCGGGCAGAGCTTGATCATTTGCGCGGCGACATTGCTGGATTAATGGCGCTCGCCCTCGACAATGGTGTGAGTGACACGGGCTTAAATCACCCGGATATGGTGATTTCTGGAGAGCGCCACTTACTCGATGTGGGTGAGTTGAGTTCCAATTTAAGTAAATTACGGAAAATGTTCGATATGTTGGAGCAAAAATCCTTGCTGATGCAATTGCTCGATGTATCAAGCCATGCTGATGGCATACAGATCTTTATTGGCGGCGAAAGCGAGTTGTTGCCCTATGAGGATCTAGCGGTCATTAGTGCTCCTTACAGTGTGGATGGGCAAGTCGTCGGAACACTGGGTGTGATTGGGCCCACTCGAATGGCGTATGATCGCGTGATTCCAATTGTGGATATTACTTCGAAGCTATTAAGTGGTGCTTTGAGCACACCTTGA
- the dnaK gene encoding molecular chaperone DnaK — MGKIIGIDLGTTNSCVAVIENNAPKVIENAEGARTTPSIIAYMEDGEVLVGAPAKRQSVTNPKNTIYAVKRLIGRKFTDAEVQKDISLMPYSIIAADNGDAWVSVRDKKIAPQQVSAEVLRKMKKTAEDYLGEEVTEAVITVPAYFNDSQRQATKDAGRIAGLEVKRIINEPTAAALAFGLDKQDKTDRKIAVYDLGGGTFDVSIIEIANVDGEKQFEVLSTNGDTFLGGEDFDQRIIDWIIAEFKKEQGVDLSKDVLALQRLKDAAEKAKIELSSSQQTEINLPYVTADASGPKHLNLKLTRSKLESLVEELITRTMGPCQVAMKDAGVSASDIDDVILVGGQTRMPKVQEQVKAIFGKEPRKDVNPDEAVAVGAAIQGSVLAGDRKDVLLLDVTPLSLGIETLGGVMTKMIPKNTTIPTKHAQVFSTAEDNQPAVTIKCFQGEREMASANKLLGEFNLEGIPPSPRGLPQIEVTFDIDANGILHVTAKDKASGKENKITIKANSGLSEDEIQRMVKDAEANAEEDRKLLELVTVRNAADALAHSTKKALDEHGASLDASEKSAIESALKELEEAIKGSDKAAIEAKTEALAKASQKLGEKAYAAEQAKANPGNANPSAEKKANNDAEVVDADFKEVNDKK; from the coding sequence ATGGGAAAGATTATTGGAATTGACTTAGGAACCACAAACTCCTGCGTCGCTGTGATTGAGAACAACGCCCCGAAGGTCATTGAAAACGCAGAGGGCGCTAGAACGACCCCTTCCATCATTGCGTATATGGAAGACGGGGAAGTATTGGTTGGCGCACCTGCTAAGCGGCAATCCGTTACTAATCCTAAAAATACGATCTATGCCGTTAAGCGCTTAATTGGTCGTAAGTTTACTGATGCGGAGGTTCAAAAAGATATTAGTTTGATGCCCTATAGCATTATTGCCGCAGATAACGGTGATGCCTGGGTATCGGTACGCGATAAAAAAATCGCCCCTCAGCAGGTATCGGCTGAAGTCTTGCGCAAAATGAAAAAGACTGCCGAAGATTATCTGGGTGAAGAGGTCACCGAGGCTGTAATCACGGTACCCGCTTACTTTAATGACAGTCAGCGTCAAGCCACGAAAGACGCTGGCCGAATTGCTGGTCTGGAAGTAAAGCGGATTATCAATGAGCCAACTGCCGCCGCACTAGCATTCGGACTGGATAAGCAAGATAAGACCGATCGCAAGATTGCTGTCTATGACCTAGGTGGTGGTACTTTCGACGTTTCGATCATTGAAATCGCGAACGTGGATGGAGAAAAACAGTTTGAAGTGTTATCTACGAATGGCGATACCTTCTTAGGCGGCGAAGACTTTGACCAACGCATCATTGACTGGATCATTGCCGAGTTCAAGAAAGAGCAAGGCGTTGATTTGAGTAAAGATGTCTTAGCTTTACAACGGTTAAAAGATGCTGCTGAGAAAGCTAAGATCGAGTTATCTTCTTCCCAACAAACAGAAATCAACTTGCCTTATGTAACAGCGGATGCAAGTGGTCCCAAGCATTTGAACTTGAAACTAACCCGCTCTAAATTAGAGTCATTGGTTGAAGAGTTGATTACCCGTACCATGGGCCCATGCCAGGTTGCGATGAAAGATGCCGGTGTATCAGCGTCCGATATTGATGATGTCATCTTGGTAGGCGGTCAGACTCGCATGCCAAAAGTACAAGAGCAGGTCAAGGCTATTTTTGGTAAGGAACCACGTAAAGATGTTAATCCCGACGAGGCAGTTGCTGTTGGTGCTGCGATTCAGGGATCTGTATTAGCCGGTGATCGTAAGGATGTCTTATTGCTTGATGTGACCCCCTTATCTCTGGGTATTGAGACCTTGGGCGGCGTGATGACCAAGATGATTCCTAAAAATACAACGATTCCGACGAAACACGCTCAAGTATTTTCAACAGCTGAAGATAATCAGCCAGCGGTCACCATTAAGTGCTTCCAGGGCGAACGGGAAATGGCCAGTGCCAATAAATTGCTAGGTGAGTTTAATTTGGAAGGTATCCCACCATCACCCCGTGGTCTGCCACAAATTGAGGTGACCTTTGATATCGATGCCAATGGCATTTTGCATGTGACTGCCAAAGACAAGGCATCTGGCAAAGAGAACAAGATTACGATCAAGGCAAACTCAGGTCTTTCTGAAGATGAAATTCAGCGGATGGTAAAAGATGCTGAAGCCAATGCTGAGGAAGATCGTAAATTGCTTGAACTGGTCACCGTCCGAAATGCAGCGGATGCCTTAGCGCACTCTACCAAGAAGGCGCTCGATGAGCATGGCGCGAGTCTTGATGCGTCCGAGAAGAGTGCAATTGAATCGGCATTGAAAGAGCTCGAGGAGGCCATTAAAGGAAGTGATAAGGCCGCGATTGAGGCAAAGACTGAGGCATTAGCAAAGGCCAGTCAGAAGCTTGGTGAGAAGGCGTATGCTGCGGAGCAAGCAAAGGCTAATCCTGGTAATGCAAATCCAAGCGCTGAAAAAAAGGCCAATAACGATGCTGAAGTGGTTGATGCTGACTTTAAGGAAGTAAATGATAAGAAGTAA
- the grpE gene encoding nucleotide exchange factor GrpE, translating into MSDQKSEQHAPDTASTEVNEQPLQSMEEELVDLKTKLAEMQDNFLRAKAEAENIRRRAAEDIAKAHKFAIENFAEHLIPVSDSLYAALATEAGDAKAFKEGLEITLKQLVAAFEKGRLVEINPAPGAKFDPHQHQAISMVPSDQEANTVVSVLQRGFLIADRVLRPALVTVSQAK; encoded by the coding sequence ATGAGTGATCAAAAATCTGAGCAACACGCTCCTGATACTGCATCAACCGAAGTGAATGAACAGCCTCTCCAGAGTATGGAGGAGGAATTAGTGGATCTCAAGACCAAGCTTGCTGAGATGCAAGATAACTTCTTGCGCGCTAAGGCGGAAGCTGAGAACATTCGCCGCCGCGCTGCTGAAGATATTGCAAAAGCTCACAAATTTGCTATTGAAAATTTTGCCGAGCACTTAATCCCTGTAAGCGATAGCTTATATGCTGCTCTAGCCACTGAGGCTGGCGATGCAAAAGCGTTCAAGGAAGGTCTTGAAATTACGCTTAAACAATTAGTCGCCGCTTTTGAAAAAGGCCGTTTGGTCGAGATTAATCCCGCGCCTGGCGCTAAGTTTGATCCGCACCAGCATCAGGCAATCTCCATGGTGCCCTCTGATCAAGAGGCCAATACGGTCGTTTCGGTCTTGCAAAGAGGCTTTTTGATTGCTGATCGAGTACTAAGACCCGCTTTGGTGACTGTTAGCCAAGCAAAATAA
- the hemH gene encoding ferrochelatase — translation MKTNPHLRPSRTGVLLINLGTPEAPTRAAVKTYLKQFLSDPRVVEIPRVVWWFILHGIILPIRSGASAKKYASIWLKEGSPLLVHSQAQAQGLRDRFQSKDANVIVDLAMRYGKPSIPEALKRFQDANVERLLVLPLYPQYSATTSASSFDAVFAVLQTWRNQPELRIVKHYHDHASYIESLRQQIEAYWSQHGRPDFSKGAKLVMSFHGLPKRNLMQGDPYHCECLKSGRLLGEALGLEPDYYRVTFQSRFGRAEWLKPYTALTIEELGKAGCPQIDIVCPGFPADCLETLEEIAMEGQEIFHEHGGAEYRYIPCLNDDTNFISALHAIALEHMHGWSKELESPAVLDLRDQRARAAEAAITTG, via the coding sequence TTGAAAACGAACCCTCATTTAAGACCCTCTCGTACTGGCGTTTTACTAATTAATCTTGGTACGCCAGAGGCGCCTACGCGCGCGGCGGTGAAAACTTACCTCAAGCAATTTTTGTCGGATCCACGGGTCGTTGAAATTCCACGCGTGGTGTGGTGGTTCATTTTGCACGGCATCATCTTGCCAATTCGTAGTGGCGCATCCGCTAAAAAATACGCCTCGATTTGGTTAAAAGAAGGTTCTCCCCTCTTGGTTCATTCACAAGCGCAGGCTCAAGGTTTGCGGGATCGATTTCAGAGCAAGGACGCGAATGTCATCGTGGATCTAGCGATGCGCTATGGCAAGCCATCCATTCCTGAGGCGCTTAAACGTTTTCAAGATGCCAATGTGGAGCGTCTATTAGTATTACCTTTGTATCCTCAGTACTCAGCCACTACGAGCGCTTCAAGCTTTGATGCAGTGTTCGCAGTTCTGCAAACTTGGCGCAATCAACCGGAACTGCGAATCGTGAAGCACTACCATGATCATGCCTCTTACATTGAGTCTTTACGACAGCAGATTGAAGCGTATTGGTCTCAACATGGTCGACCTGATTTTTCGAAGGGCGCGAAGCTCGTTATGTCGTTTCATGGCTTGCCTAAACGTAATTTAATGCAAGGCGACCCTTACCATTGCGAATGCTTGAAGTCAGGTCGATTATTGGGCGAGGCGCTTGGGTTGGAGCCAGACTATTACCGAGTGACGTTTCAGTCCCGTTTTGGTCGCGCAGAGTGGTTAAAGCCCTACACCGCATTGACGATTGAGGAGCTTGGAAAAGCGGGTTGCCCTCAAATCGATATTGTTTGCCCGGGCTTTCCTGCAGACTGTCTAGAGACTTTGGAGGAAATTGCCATGGAGGGTCAGGAAATTTTTCATGAGCATGGTGGTGCAGAGTATCGGTATATCCCATGCTTAAATGACGATACTAATTTCATATCCGCATTGCATGCGATTGCCTTAGAGCATATGCATGGTTGGTCTAAAGAGCTTGAGTCCCCTGCAGTTCTAGACTTGCGTGATCAGCGTGCTCGGGCTGCGGAGGCCGCGATTACCACTGGGTAA